In one window of Gudongella oleilytica DNA:
- a CDS encoding alpha/beta hydrolase family protein translates to MIILTLVVLLSIEGMFFTWSILTKQTHSEEKGVVNLSILFLFGILVYSGVFVWSFRYIMLFLLLIAQSAYSIFVLLKRGKREYSIGKSITCLVSKITLILVSLLPLFLFPQYQELPLSGTYDIDTSKYTWIDNSRKDTFSGSEDKRALTVEFWYPSDSNEKYPLVVFSHGAFGFSGSNYSTFAELASNGYIVASIGHTHHAFYTIDTSGKLTTVDQNFLKRATEINAVIDSQGEEDIYNTTKEWMKLRTEDMNFVLDTILLECENEVTDRFFGNIDPDKIGVIGHSLGGAAAAQIGRERSDIDAAIVLDGTMLGEEIGFENGKVVLNPEPYPIPLLNLYAEDHYTLSKELVGDDYDNHYASNRAICSYDIVFRGAGHLNFTDLPLFSPILANTLGIGAVDPRYCIENTNRIVLTFFDGYLKYNCAPDLKGEY, encoded by the coding sequence ATGATCATTTTAACACTTGTTGTTTTGTTATCAATTGAGGGTATGTTTTTTACCTGGTCCATATTGACTAAGCAAACGCATTCGGAGGAGAAAGGTGTAGTCAATTTATCTATTTTGTTTCTGTTCGGAATACTTGTTTACTCAGGAGTATTCGTATGGAGTTTCAGGTATATTATGCTTTTTCTTTTACTGATTGCCCAATCAGCGTATTCAATTTTTGTTTTATTAAAAAGAGGTAAGAGGGAATATAGCATAGGGAAGAGTATTACCTGCCTGGTATCCAAAATTACACTTATATTAGTCTCTCTTTTGCCTTTATTCCTGTTTCCTCAGTATCAGGAGCTTCCTTTAAGCGGTACATATGATATTGACACTTCAAAATATACCTGGATAGATAACAGCAGGAAAGATACCTTTTCCGGATCAGAAGATAAGAGAGCACTTACAGTAGAATTCTGGTACCCATCAGATTCTAACGAGAAATATCCGTTGGTGGTATTTTCACACGGAGCTTTTGGCTTCAGCGGCAGTAATTATTCAACCTTTGCTGAATTAGCATCAAATGGATATATTGTGGCAAGCATTGGTCATACCCATCATGCCTTCTATACCATTGATACATCGGGTAAATTGACAACTGTCGATCAGAACTTCTTAAAAAGAGCAACTGAGATAAATGCGGTAATAGATTCTCAAGGTGAAGAAGATATATACAACACCACGAAAGAATGGATGAAGTTGAGAACTGAGGATATGAACTTTGTGCTTGACACCATACTCCTGGAATGTGAAAATGAGGTAACGGACAGATTTTTTGGAAATATCGACCCCGATAAAATTGGGGTTATTGGACACTCTCTTGGTGGAGCGGCCGCTGCTCAGATTGGCAGGGAACGCTCTGACATAGATGCTGCTATAGTACTTGATGGAACTATGCTGGGAGAAGAGATTGGATTTGAAAATGGCAAAGTAGTTCTTAATCCTGAGCCTTACCCTATACCACTTCTGAACCTATATGCCGAGGACCACTACACACTCTCAAAAGAGCTTGTGGGCGATGATTACGATAACCACTATGCATCAAATCGAGCTATATGCTCCTATGATATTGTTTTTAGGGGTGCTGGGCACCTTAATTTTACGGATCTTCCATTGTTTTCGCCCATTCTGGCCAATACTTTGGGGATAGGTGCAGTCGATCCCAGGTATTGTATCGAAAATACAAATAGAATTGTACTTACTTTTTTTGATGGTTATTTGAAGTATAATTGTGCTCCAGACCTGAAAGGGGAATACTGA
- a CDS encoding pyridoxal phosphate-dependent aminotransferase — MSYLSDIALNYPASGIRKMFDLAQKYDDVVKLTVGEPNFDTPQNIKDAAKRAIDEGYTHYSPNAGLPELREAIAKEYLKYSRDYTLENVMITVGGMEAITMCLIATVNPGDEVIIPDPCFPNYVGQVMVAGARPVSVPVYEENDFSIKAEDIEKAITPKTKAILLNSPSNPLGSVITKDEIIKIADLVRKYDLIVYSDEVYDKIIFDDFEYFSIAQIPEVRDQVLVINSFSKSHAMTGWRIGYIVGHEGIISAMPKLQEGIVSCVSTFTQRAALEALQGSQDEVRKMHSDYLRRRDILIDGLNSIPGITCKKSPGSFYAFANIKELGVSSEQFAEDLVKHARVVVVPGSAFGSMGEGYFRTVFANSDENLKEAVRRIDEYVRKAY, encoded by the coding sequence ATGAGCTATTTATCAGATATTGCATTAAATTATCCAGCCTCAGGGATCAGAAAAATGTTTGACCTGGCACAAAAATATGATGATGTTGTTAAGCTTACGGTCGGAGAGCCAAATTTTGATACTCCACAAAACATCAAGGATGCTGCGAAAAGAGCTATCGATGAGGGTTACACACATTACAGCCCAAATGCCGGTTTGCCGGAGCTTCGAGAAGCCATTGCAAAGGAATATCTTAAATATTCAAGGGACTACACCCTTGAGAATGTAATGATCACTGTAGGCGGCATGGAAGCCATAACAATGTGTTTGATTGCCACTGTCAACCCGGGGGATGAAGTAATAATACCTGATCCATGCTTCCCAAACTATGTTGGGCAGGTAATGGTAGCAGGGGCGAGGCCGGTAAGCGTACCTGTTTATGAGGAGAATGACTTCAGTATAAAGGCTGAAGACATAGAGAAAGCCATAACACCTAAGACAAAAGCAATACTTTTAAACTCTCCAAGCAATCCTCTTGGATCAGTAATAACGAAGGATGAAATAATTAAAATTGCTGACTTAGTCAGAAAATACGACCTCATAGTTTACTCAGATGAAGTTTATGACAAGATTATCTTCGATGACTTTGAATATTTCAGCATAGCACAGATCCCTGAGGTCAGGGATCAAGTGCTTGTCATCAACAGCTTTTCAAAGTCGCATGCCATGACAGGATGGAGGATTGGTTACATAGTCGGACATGAGGGCATAATTTCTGCTATGCCCAAGCTGCAGGAAGGGATAGTATCCTGCGTTTCAACATTTACTCAAAGAGCTGCTCTGGAAGCCCTTCAAGGCAGCCAGGATGAGGTCAGGAAAATGCATTCAGACTACCTTAGAAGAAGGGACATACTAATAGATGGGCTTAACAGCATCCCAGGAATAACCTGCAAGAAATCACCGGGAAGCTTCTATGCCTTTGCTAATATTAAGGAGCTTGGTGTAAGCTCAGAGCAGTTTGCAGAGGATCTTGTAAAGCATGCCAGAGTAGTTGTGGTACCAGGATCAGCATTTGGAAGCATGGGCGAAGGATACTTCAGGACGGTTTTTGCCAACTCCGATGAAAACCTTAAGGAAGCAGTGAGAAGGATAGATGAGTATGTAAGAAAAGCATATTAG
- a CDS encoding ABC transporter ATP-binding protein codes for MIKVKNLYHSYSNDENYAVNDVSFEIEKGEIFGFLGPSGAGKSTTQNILVGLLEFQKGEVEVAGYDIKHIKNKMFNKIGMSFEQSNVYNKMSGLENLEFYRKLFDVETRDPMELIKLVGLDGKENIKAGKYSKGMKHRLTFARSMINNPEIWFLDEPTTGLDPAIASIIKDIIKAENEKGVTVFLTTHNMFIADELCDRVAFIVDGKIRLIDSPKQLKLKYGEKLVEVEYIRDGEQTIEKFSTVFEEDKNKLIEVIKKYDIQTMHTKEATLEEIFIKVTGRGLV; via the coding sequence ATGATAAAAGTTAAGAACCTTTATCACTCATATAGCAATGATGAAAATTATGCAGTAAACGACGTCAGCTTTGAAATAGAGAAGGGTGAGATATTTGGATTCCTGGGTCCTTCAGGAGCTGGAAAGTCAACAACACAAAACATACTTGTTGGTCTCCTGGAGTTTCAAAAAGGTGAGGTTGAGGTCGCTGGATATGATATCAAACATATTAAGAATAAAATGTTCAATAAGATAGGAATGTCCTTCGAGCAATCCAATGTATACAATAAGATGTCAGGCCTTGAAAACCTTGAATTTTATAGGAAGCTGTTTGATGTTGAGACAAGAGATCCCATGGAATTGATAAAATTGGTTGGATTGGATGGAAAGGAAAACATCAAGGCAGGGAAGTATTCAAAGGGGATGAAGCATAGACTGACCTTTGCAAGATCAATGATAAATAACCCTGAAATATGGTTTCTTGATGAACCTACAACTGGTCTTGATCCGGCGATAGCATCAATAATAAAGGATATAATCAAGGCTGAAAATGAAAAGGGTGTAACAGTATTTCTGACCACTCACAACATGTTCATTGCTGATGAATTGTGCGATAGAGTAGCCTTTATAGTGGACGGCAAAATTAGATTGATTGATTCGCCAAAGCAACTAAAATTAAAGTATGGTGAAAAACTCGTGGAGGTAGAATATATAAGAGACGGAGAGCAGACAATTGAAAAGTTTTCTACGGTATTTGAGGAGGATAAGAACAAGCTGATTGAAGTAATAAAAAAATATGATATTCAAACCATGCATACCAAAGAAGCCACCCTTGAGGAGATATTCATTAAAGTCACGGGAAGGGGATTGGTTTAA
- a CDS encoding DUF3021 family protein: MDFRTFLIKKVLMSFLISVVFICTSIAVIGLIYEPEACFGYEAFFSPIIFGAAAALANLVNYSSVELTVRQAAFRSFLHLILLELIILSILYRYGSISSISMAISLGLSILIIYFTVSLVLWVNDNKTAKEFNQALRILQKESDNKVKGV, encoded by the coding sequence ATGGATTTTAGAACTTTCTTAATAAAAAAAGTATTGATGAGCTTTCTAATATCTGTTGTTTTCATTTGCACTTCCATAGCAGTAATTGGATTGATCTATGAACCCGAGGCATGCTTTGGATATGAAGCCTTTTTCTCACCGATAATTTTTGGGGCTGCAGCTGCTCTGGCCAATCTGGTCAATTACTCCTCTGTCGAGCTGACAGTCAGGCAGGCCGCCTTTCGCAGTTTCCTGCATCTAATTCTCCTCGAGCTAATAATTCTTTCGATTCTATACAGGTATGGATCAATCTCAAGCATTTCGATGGCTATAAGCCTTGGGCTATCAATATTAATAATATACTTTACTGTGTCTTTGGTTCTTTGGGTGAATGACAATAAGACTGCTAAGGAATTCAATCAGGCACTTAGAATCCTCCAGAAGGAATCAGATAACAAAGTAAAGGGTGTCTGA
- a CDS encoding ABC transporter permease, with amino-acid sequence MSVVLLMILLFVVPENFDNTSKEYIYLELPKALEEKYRDSLLDEDLDETVKIVEVKANGSFFMAELYETEESEIYLLDSIDALNAFSNAERVPAVHIRVNEKYQIVHTYYLQGYETQKLKNLLMVYNNRFASNKIIEEYSDNIQVRSLFRESEPLSDRQSMLPVFLTLNGSLMSMFVIAAYIFLDKNEGIIKAYAITASTVWQYLLSKIGVIIMTSILTSLVITIPIMGLQPNYPALLLFLVTSGFFAASLGLYLTSFYKDIIEAFGVMYILIVIMIMPNISYFTPSWDPDWVKIIPSYIMLQSFKEIITVNGNIAYVMVASLAFAVLGLNIFILANDRFNKTLTL; translated from the coding sequence ATGTCGGTAGTACTGCTCATGATACTGTTGTTTGTTGTTCCTGAAAACTTCGACAACACAAGCAAGGAGTACATATATTTGGAATTGCCGAAGGCGTTGGAAGAAAAATACAGGGATAGTCTTCTCGATGAGGACTTGGATGAGACTGTCAAGATAGTGGAGGTAAAGGCAAATGGTAGCTTTTTCATGGCAGAGCTTTATGAGACTGAGGAATCAGAGATCTATCTGTTGGACAGCATAGATGCACTGAATGCATTTTCAAACGCAGAAAGAGTACCTGCGGTACATATCCGGGTGAATGAAAAATACCAAATCGTGCACACCTACTATCTCCAGGGATATGAGACTCAAAAGCTGAAGAATTTACTGATGGTATACAACAATAGATTTGCAAGCAATAAAATCATTGAGGAGTACTCTGACAATATTCAGGTCCGAAGCTTGTTCCGGGAGTCGGAGCCATTAAGCGACAGACAAAGCATGCTTCCTGTTTTCTTGACATTAAATGGGAGCTTAATGAGCATGTTTGTTATTGCTGCTTACATATTCCTGGATAAAAACGAGGGCATAATCAAAGCTTATGCCATTACAGCCTCTACTGTCTGGCAGTATCTTTTGAGTAAAATAGGGGTTATAATCATGACATCCATATTAACATCTCTGGTGATCACAATACCAATAATGGGACTTCAGCCCAATTACCCTGCTTTGCTTTTGTTCCTTGTAACATCAGGTTTTTTCGCTGCTTCTCTGGGACTATATCTTACAAGCTTCTATAAGGATATAATCGAAGCATTTGGTGTAATGTACATTCTGATCGTTATAATGATAATGCCTAATATCTCATATTTTACACCGAGTTGGGATCCGGACTGGGTGAAGATCATACCAAGCTACATCATGCTTCAGAGCTTTAAGGAAATAATTACCGTTAATGGGAATATAGCCTATGTGATGGTAGCATCACTTGCTTTTGCAGTGCTGGGGCTCAATATATTTATTCTTGCAAACGATAGATTCAATAAGACCCTGACCCTATGA
- a CDS encoding LytTR family DNA-binding domain-containing protein has protein sequence MRVCIRNVNDKNEECVVIECVEISPEVESIRSYALAKGTMLTGSAGEQIFQFELSDVFYFEAVDERVFAYTKANVYELKIRLYQLEDAYSDRHFIRCSKSFVINLMRLDSISPALNGRFYANMKNGEKIIISRQYVSALKNIVFGGKHNGF, from the coding sequence ATGAGGGTTTGCATCAGGAATGTCAACGACAAAAATGAAGAATGTGTGGTAATCGAGTGTGTCGAGATCAGTCCTGAGGTGGAAAGTATCCGTTCCTATGCTCTCGCAAAAGGAACCATGTTAACAGGCTCTGCAGGTGAACAAATTTTTCAATTTGAACTTTCTGACGTTTTTTACTTCGAGGCTGTAGATGAAAGAGTTTTTGCATATACAAAAGCTAATGTATATGAGCTTAAAATAAGACTATACCAGCTGGAGGATGCATACTCGGACAGACACTTCATAAGATGCTCCAAATCGTTTGTAATAAACCTTATGAGATTGGATAGCATAAGCCCAGCCTTAAATGGCAGATTTTATGCAAATATGAAAAATGGCGAAAAAATAATCATTTCCCGACAGTACGTATCCGCACTTAAAAATATAGTTTTTGGGGGTAAGCATAATGGATTTTAG
- a CDS encoding efflux RND transporter periplasmic adaptor subunit yields the protein MKKKILIPVLILSVVGIAIVYFLTKGNIGTKYNTVEVKRGSLEKYVEEVGIIRSKNIRQYYSNGSGKVEAVAIELGDKVNKGQILVKFEDNMDLEIQKVEKQIEALEATYKDILHGTDIQSVNNAKIEISRIRSDLDLAMKNKERIEELYKNGAVSLVELESAVNNYDQLGSALAIAQNNYNQLTKGVSLSSREKYEAEIDILLLTLEALERSRDNSTIVTDIDGVITELNTFEGDMPYPGSLVLEIQDPNNKVVSVDFIVEDALKINEGMKASIDDSILDIHIDDLKVGKKYPKAFTTISVLGEKENRQTVEIDLPQTEYEVSYGIEVNTRVVIEESEEAILIPKGSVYQMDSRNYVKILENGKPAEREVTIGLEMDNQVEVKSGLSKGDLVILNYQDN from the coding sequence ATGAAAAAGAAGATTTTGATTCCAGTATTGATTCTATCAGTTGTTGGTATAGCCATAGTATATTTTTTGACTAAGGGCAATATCGGAACCAAGTACAACACAGTTGAAGTAAAAAGAGGATCATTGGAGAAGTATGTGGAAGAGGTCGGCATTATAAGATCAAAAAACATAAGGCAATATTATAGCAATGGATCGGGCAAGGTTGAAGCTGTAGCCATTGAGCTTGGTGATAAAGTCAATAAGGGGCAGATATTGGTTAAATTTGAAGATAATATGGATTTGGAGATCCAAAAAGTTGAAAAACAAATCGAGGCTTTGGAAGCTACATACAAAGATATACTACATGGAACGGATATACAAAGTGTAAACAACGCAAAGATTGAAATATCAAGGATAAGAAGCGATCTGGACTTGGCAATGAAGAATAAAGAAAGGATTGAAGAACTATATAAAAATGGTGCTGTATCACTTGTGGAGCTTGAAAGTGCAGTCAATAACTATGATCAGCTTGGCAGCGCATTGGCTATAGCTCAAAATAACTATAACCAGCTTACAAAGGGTGTTTCTTTAAGCTCTCGTGAGAAATACGAGGCTGAAATCGATATTTTGCTGTTAACACTGGAAGCACTTGAGAGAAGTCGAGATAACTCTACCATTGTTACTGATATTGATGGGGTAATAACTGAACTAAATACTTTTGAGGGAGATATGCCATACCCTGGATCCTTGGTATTGGAGATACAGGATCCAAATAATAAAGTCGTGTCAGTGGATTTTATTGTTGAGGATGCCCTGAAGATCAATGAAGGCATGAAGGCTTCAATAGATGACTCAATACTCGACATCCACATCGACGACTTAAAGGTAGGCAAGAAATATCCCAAGGCGTTCACTACGATTTCTGTGCTTGGTGAAAAGGAAAACCGCCAAACCGTAGAGATCGATTTGCCACAAACAGAATATGAGGTTTCTTATGGAATTGAAGTAAATACAAGGGTGGTTATTGAGGAATCAGAAGAAGCGATATTAATTCCAAAGGGTTCAGTATACCAAATGGATTCCAGAAACTATGTTAAGATACTTGAAAATGGAAAGCCTGCTGAGAGAGAAGTAACCATTGGCCTGGAGATGGATAATCAGGTGGAGGTAAAGTCGGGTCTAAGTAAAGGCGATCTCGTTATTCTGAACTATCAGGACAACTGA
- a CDS encoding threonine ammonia-lyase: MLTLSTIHEAQKRISPFIYKTPLLRLNNLDEYLGCKVYTKLESFQKTNSFKVRGALNAAMSLSDEMLKNGIITASSGNHGKAIAFAATQLGTKAYVVVPETAPRIKVEGIRSFGAEIVFSIPSERFNVAKKLSEEKNLSFISPFDDYDIMAGQGTAGLEILEQLPDVDYVVVPIGGGGLISGISTAIKETDPKIKVIGVEPDAVSRYTKSFDAGHPITLEPDSKSVADGLQTLCPGELNYPIVEKYVDKIVTVEEESILKATKLFLTEGKLLAEISSCITLGAVLQGELEFKPEDKVVFFISGGNIGMDQFAKFENIEI; this comes from the coding sequence ATGTTAACACTGTCAACTATTCATGAGGCACAAAAAAGGATTTCGCCTTTTATTTACAAAACACCATTACTTAGACTAAATAATCTCGATGAATATTTAGGGTGTAAGGTTTATACCAAGCTGGAGTCATTTCAAAAAACCAACTCATTTAAAGTCCGTGGAGCACTTAATGCTGCAATGTCGCTGTCTGATGAGATGCTTAAAAATGGAATCATTACAGCATCCTCAGGAAATCATGGCAAGGCTATAGCATTTGCTGCGACACAGCTGGGTACAAAAGCATATGTAGTTGTTCCTGAGACAGCTCCAAGGATAAAAGTTGAAGGGATAAGGTCCTTCGGTGCAGAGATAGTATTCAGTATTCCATCAGAGAGATTTAATGTCGCAAAGAAACTAAGTGAGGAGAAAAATCTCAGCTTCATATCTCCGTTTGATGACTACGATATCATGGCAGGCCAGGGGACTGCAGGTCTGGAGATCCTCGAACAGCTTCCTGATGTAGATTATGTCGTAGTTCCAATAGGCGGAGGTGGATTAATAAGCGGAATCTCCACTGCAATCAAAGAGACGGATCCAAAAATCAAGGTCATTGGAGTAGAGCCGGATGCTGTATCAAGATATACAAAAAGTTTTGATGCCGGACACCCAATCACATTGGAACCAGATTCTAAGTCAGTTGCAGACGGGCTGCAGACACTATGCCCGGGGGAGCTAAATTACCCGATAGTGGAGAAGTACGTGGATAAGATAGTAACAGTAGAGGAAGAGAGTATTCTGAAAGCCACTAAATTATTCCTTACAGAGGGTAAGCTATTGGCGGAGATATCATCCTGTATCACTTTGGGAGCAGTCTTACAAGGGGAGTTAGAATTCAAGCCTGAGGATAAGGTAGTCTTCTTTATTTCTGGCGGCAATATTGGAATGGATCAATTTGCCAAATTTGAAAATATTGAGATATGA
- a CDS encoding ABC transporter permease, with product MIKRILLIFQRDLKIGIRNFLILYILIAPILFAIMINVFSPGINDTTVEVVLLKGENQGQSEFFQQFAKVELMDSIDEIETRVRKRDNIIGVLPGKNNEYYVLNQGNEPQYVVDPVKQLITFHHYDIGVDDSLAEILDYGRDIPPLKKIMVNVSMILTSALGGMIIALNIVEEKTEDTISAIHLSPVSRLEFIAGKSLIGVFVPIVGSLLILLITGFRDINYFHALLMVSTSCIISILVGFFEGINNDDVMNAAGNMKILFLPLFGSIAGEELLSDKWQVLFYWIPFYWTYKGNDLVLTNSGSLLEILKYSGMVLLISVAVFLLLAPKIRKGLE from the coding sequence ATGATCAAAAGGATACTCTTGATATTCCAGAGGGATCTGAAGATAGGTATAAGGAACTTCCTGATTTTGTACATACTGATCGCACCGATATTGTTTGCGATAATGATTAATGTATTTTCTCCTGGAATAAATGATACAACTGTTGAAGTAGTATTGCTGAAGGGTGAAAACCAGGGGCAAAGTGAATTTTTTCAGCAATTTGCTAAGGTGGAATTGATGGATTCGATAGATGAAATCGAGACAAGAGTAAGGAAAAGAGATAATATAATAGGCGTATTACCAGGTAAAAATAATGAATACTACGTACTTAATCAGGGTAATGAGCCTCAATATGTCGTGGATCCTGTGAAGCAGCTGATAACCTTTCATCATTACGATATTGGTGTAGACGATTCATTAGCTGAAATACTGGACTATGGAAGGGATATCCCGCCACTTAAGAAAATAATGGTAAATGTTTCCATGATATTAACATCAGCACTGGGAGGTATGATCATTGCCTTGAATATCGTCGAAGAAAAAACTGAGGACACAATAAGTGCTATACATCTTTCACCTGTTTCCAGACTTGAGTTTATCGCAGGTAAAAGCTTAATAGGAGTCTTTGTCCCAATTGTTGGATCTTTACTGATCCTGCTGATTACAGGTTTCAGAGATATCAACTACTTTCATGCACTTCTGATGGTAAGCACCTCTTGTATAATAAGCATACTTGTAGGATTTTTTGAAGGTATCAACAATGACGATGTAATGAATGCTGCCGGGAATATGAAAATACTTTTTCTTCCTCTATTTGGAAGTATTGCAGGCGAAGAGCTTTTATCTGATAAGTGGCAGGTCCTGTTTTACTGGATACCATTCTACTGGACCTATAAAGGCAATGATCTGGTGCTGACAAATAGTGGTTCGCTCCTGGAAATATTGAAGTACTCAGGAATGGTCCTGCTGATAAGTGTAGCGGTATTTTTACTTCTGGCACCTAAAATCAGGAAGGGGTTAGAGTGA
- a CDS encoding DODA-type extradiol aromatic ring-opening family dioxygenase — MDNKESNKRGQVVYFSHGGGPLPVLGDPSHKKMIDFMEALPLKLHKPESIIVFSAHWEENIVAVQSGNAPEILYDYYGFPEEAYSIKYPCKGNTELALRVAKLLQDSGIEAKLNNNRPYDHGSYIPLRMMYPDADIPVIQISLNHNLDPLTHLKIGKALRKLLEDNILIIGSGFSFHNMRAFDFAGREIEDPRNNEFQDRLIEICCDELDEEERFNEFKDWDKLPNARYCHPREEHLLPLHVCVGLSTGIAEKAFDDYILGKRAVAFLWRYVC; from the coding sequence ATGGATAATAAAGAATCAAATAAAAGGGGACAAGTCGTATACTTTTCGCATGGAGGCGGACCGCTTCCAGTATTGGGTGATCCATCACACAAAAAGATGATCGATTTTATGGAAGCACTTCCTCTAAAGCTTCATAAACCGGAATCGATAATAGTGTTCAGTGCTCATTGGGAAGAAAATATAGTTGCTGTTCAAAGTGGGAATGCACCTGAGATCCTGTATGATTATTATGGTTTTCCTGAAGAAGCGTATTCAATCAAATATCCGTGCAAGGGTAACACAGAGCTGGCATTAAGAGTAGCGAAGCTGCTTCAGGATAGTGGGATCGAGGCTAAGTTAAACAATAACAGACCTTATGACCATGGCTCTTACATACCATTGAGGATGATGTACCCGGATGCCGACATACCTGTAATACAGATATCACTTAACCATAACCTTGATCCTTTGACTCACCTCAAAATAGGCAAGGCTTTAAGAAAACTGTTGGAGGATAACATTTTGATCATAGGTTCCGGATTCTCATTTCATAACATGAGAGCCTTTGATTTTGCCGGGAGGGAGATAGAGGATCCCAGAAATAATGAGTTTCAGGATAGACTCATAGAAATATGCTGTGATGAACTGGATGAAGAAGAGAGGTTTAATGAATTCAAGGATTGGGACAAATTACCTAATGCAAGGTACTGTCATCCACGGGAGGAGCATCTTCTTCCGCTGCATGTTTGCGTTGGACTCTCAACAGGTATCGCAGAAAAGGCATTTGACGACTATATCCTGGGGAAAAGAGCAGTTGCATTCCTTTGGAGGTATGTATGTTAA
- a CDS encoding DUF1905 domain-containing protein, which produces MNRVYEFNAKIKKVPVIDGAFAVFPYDVKSEFGKERVNVHDTFDGEPYDGSIVNMGIKNPDGFVCYIIGMRNDIREKIKKGSGRHGKGYNF; this is translated from the coding sequence GTGAATAGAGTATATGAATTCAATGCTAAAATCAAGAAAGTGCCTGTTATCGATGGAGCTTTTGCTGTATTTCCATATGATGTCAAATCGGAATTTGGCAAGGAAAGAGTTAATGTCCATGACACCTTTGATGGAGAGCCCTATGATGGGAGCATAGTAAATATGGGCATAAAGAATCCTGATGGTTTTGTCTGTTATATCATAGGCATGAGGAACGATATTCGAGAAAAAATAAAAAAAGGGTCCGGGAGACATGGTAAAGGTTATAATTTCTGA